A single region of the Brachypodium distachyon strain Bd21 chromosome 3, Brachypodium_distachyon_v3.0, whole genome shotgun sequence genome encodes:
- the LOC100833592 gene encoding 40S ribosomal protein S24-1 has protein sequence MADAKTSPAVTLRTRKFMTNRLLSRKQFVLEVIHPGRANVSKTDLKERLAKIYDVKDSNCIFVFKFRTHFGGGKSTGFGLIYDNLEAAKKFEPKYRLIRNGLATKVEKSRKQIKERKNRTKKIRGVKKTKAGDAKKK, from the exons atGGCGGACGCGAAGACTTCTCCCGCGGTCACTCTCCGCACCCGCAAGTTCATGACGAACCGTCTCCTCTCCCGCAAGCAGTTCGTGCTCGAGGTGATCCACCCAGGCCGTGCCAACGTCTCCAAG ACGGATCTCAAGGAGCGGCTGGCGAAGATCTACGATGTGAAGGACTCGAACTGCATCTTCGTCTTCAAGTTTCGCACCCACTTCGGAGGCGGCAAGTCCACTGGCTTCGGACTCATCTACGATAACCTCGAGGCCGCCAAGAAGTTCGAGCCCAAGTACAGGCTGATCAGG AACGGGCTAGCTACCAAGGTAGAGAAATCACGGAAGCAGATTAAGGAAAGGAAGAACAGGACAAAGAAGATCCGTGGAGTGAAGAAG ACAAAGGCTGGGGATGCAAAGAAGAAGTAA